The Pyrococcus kukulkanii genome contains a region encoding:
- a CDS encoding AAA family ATPase: MQVVILPHPKTKREELFDRENELEDVMKAIDRGERLILILGSRRLGKSSLLNVVLNEIEYPSIKVDVRETYSEFSSVNRYVIGRMLLSSLSGRKRLLEELKMLLRNVKGITISGVRVEIAKDFSIVELLEALNEYGRFIIAFDEAQYLRFGGATRYDGILAYAVDNLENLTFILTGSEVGMLFDFLRFDDPRAPLFGRYHHDVVLSRFSQDLSLEFLKSGFSEAGMRTKEEELEDAVSTFDGVVGWLTLYGYLRVARGLGHDKALEEVFREAKAIVESELSRLFSYSPRYRIMLKAIALGYSRWRDVRDYVTLKLGYINDSNFSKLLENLVKSGYVEKKGG; this comes from the coding sequence GTGCAAGTTGTTATTCTCCCCCACCCAAAAACGAAAAGGGAGGAGTTATTTGACAGGGAAAATGAGCTGGAAGATGTTATGAAGGCAATTGATAGAGGAGAAAGGCTCATTCTAATCCTGGGTTCTAGGAGACTCGGCAAGAGCTCACTGCTGAACGTCGTGCTTAATGAAATTGAGTATCCATCAATAAAGGTCGACGTTAGAGAAACCTACTCTGAGTTCTCCTCCGTGAACAGGTACGTGATTGGCAGGATGTTATTGTCATCACTCAGTGGCAGGAAGAGGCTCTTAGAGGAATTAAAGATGCTTCTAAGGAACGTTAAAGGCATAACGATTTCTGGCGTTAGGGTTGAGATTGCAAAGGATTTCTCAATAGTCGAGTTGCTTGAGGCACTAAACGAGTACGGAAGGTTTATTATAGCGTTCGACGAGGCTCAGTACTTAAGATTTGGGGGAGCAACCCGCTACGATGGTATTTTGGCCTACGCGGTTGACAACCTTGAGAACCTGACTTTCATCCTAACTGGCTCTGAGGTTGGAATGCTCTTCGACTTCCTTAGGTTTGACGATCCAAGAGCTCCCCTCTTCGGGAGGTACCATCATGACGTAGTTTTAAGCAGGTTCTCCCAGGATTTGAGCCTTGAATTCTTGAAGAGTGGGTTCAGTGAAGCTGGCATGAGAACTAAAGAGGAGGAGCTTGAAGATGCCGTCAGCACATTTGATGGCGTTGTTGGCTGGCTGACCCTCTATGGCTACCTAAGGGTGGCGAGAGGGTTAGGGCACGATAAGGCTTTGGAAGAAGTCTTCAGGGAGGCCAAGGCTATAGTCGAAAGCGAACTCTCGAGGCTCTTCTCGTACAGCCCTCGCTACAGGATCATGCTCAAGGCTATAGCCCTTGGATACTCCCGGTGGAGGGATGTAAGGGATTATGTAACGCTTAAGCTCGGCTATATAAACGATTCAAACTTTTCAAAGCTCTTGGAGAACCTCGTAAAGTCTGGCTATGTTGAAAAGAAGGGGGGGTAG
- the hypF gene encoding carbamoyltransferase HypF, whose protein sequence is MKAYRIHVQGIVQAVGFRPFVYRIAHAHNLRGYVRNLGDAGVEIVVEGREEDIEAFLEDLYKKKPPLAKIEKVIRKEIPIQGFDRFYIEKSSTEKKGEGDSIIPPDIAICEDCLRELFDPNDKRFMYPFIVCTNCGPRFTIIEDLPYDRENTAMREFPMCDFCRSEYEDPLNRRYHAEPVACPTCGPSYRLYTSTGEEIIGDPLRRAAKLIDKGYIVAIKGIGGIHLACDATREDVVAELRKRLFRPQKPFAIMAKDLETIKTFAYVTEEEEEELTSYRRPIVALRKKEPFPLPENLAPGLHTIGVMLPYAGTHYILFHWSKTPVYVMTSANFPGMPMIKDNDEAFEKLKDVADYLLLHNRRIPNRADDSVVRFVDGRRAVIRRSRGFVPLPIEIPFEYKGLAVGAELMNAFGVVKGNRVYPSQYIGNTSKIEVLEFMREAVAHFRKILRVSDFDLIIADLHPSYNTTKLAMEIAEETNAELLQVQHHYAHIASVMAEHGLEEVVGIALDGVGYGTDGKTWGGEVIYLSYEDVERLAHIEYYPLPGGDLASYYPLRALIGILSEMYELEEVRSTIERLCPKAIESLKYGKVEFNVIFNQLARGINVAYASSTGRVLDAFAVLLNVAYRRHYEGEPAMKLESFAFKGKNDLGFKVPVEGEEIKITELFREVLEVIDKANPADIAYSVHLALARAFAELAVEKAKEFGVKGIAMSGGVAYNELIVKTVRKFVEAHGLRFYSTYEVPRGDNGINVGQAFLGGLYLEGYLNSEDLMM, encoded by the coding sequence ATGAAGGCATACAGGATTCATGTTCAAGGAATAGTCCAGGCTGTAGGGTTTAGACCTTTCGTGTACAGGATAGCTCACGCTCACAACTTGAGGGGTTACGTGAGGAATTTGGGAGATGCCGGAGTTGAAATAGTCGTTGAAGGAAGAGAGGAAGATATTGAGGCATTTCTAGAAGATTTATACAAGAAAAAACCTCCCCTAGCTAAGATAGAAAAAGTCATTAGAAAGGAAATCCCAATTCAGGGTTTTGATAGATTCTACATAGAAAAGAGCTCCACGGAAAAGAAGGGTGAGGGAGACTCAATAATTCCCCCTGACATAGCCATCTGTGAGGACTGCTTAAGGGAGCTGTTTGATCCGAACGATAAGAGGTTCATGTATCCATTCATAGTCTGCACCAACTGTGGGCCTAGGTTTACCATTATAGAGGATCTCCCTTACGATAGGGAAAACACGGCGATGAGAGAATTCCCAATGTGCGACTTCTGCAGGAGTGAGTACGAGGATCCACTAAACAGGAGGTACCATGCGGAGCCAGTTGCCTGCCCAACCTGTGGGCCGAGCTACAGACTCTACACCTCTACGGGTGAAGAGATAATTGGAGATCCTCTAAGGAGAGCGGCAAAGCTGATAGATAAGGGGTATATAGTGGCGATAAAGGGCATCGGCGGAATTCACTTAGCCTGTGATGCAACAAGGGAAGATGTAGTGGCTGAGCTAAGGAAAAGGCTGTTCAGGCCGCAGAAGCCCTTCGCAATAATGGCCAAGGACTTGGAGACGATTAAGACATTCGCCTATGTAACCGAGGAGGAAGAGGAAGAGCTAACGAGCTACAGGAGGCCAATAGTGGCATTGAGGAAGAAGGAGCCGTTCCCACTCCCTGAGAATCTTGCCCCAGGACTCCACACAATTGGAGTCATGCTTCCCTACGCTGGAACCCACTATATACTCTTCCACTGGTCGAAAACTCCTGTTTACGTCATGACATCCGCCAACTTCCCTGGCATGCCGATGATAAAGGACAACGATGAGGCATTTGAAAAGCTTAAGGATGTCGCGGATTATCTCCTCCTACATAACAGGAGAATTCCCAACAGGGCCGATGATAGCGTAGTAAGGTTCGTCGATGGGAGGAGGGCAGTGATTAGAAGATCAAGGGGATTCGTTCCCCTGCCCATTGAGATACCTTTTGAATACAAGGGATTAGCTGTAGGGGCCGAATTAATGAATGCTTTTGGTGTTGTAAAGGGGAATAGGGTCTATCCTAGCCAGTACATAGGGAACACATCGAAGATTGAAGTCCTTGAGTTCATGAGAGAGGCAGTAGCCCACTTCAGGAAAATCCTTAGGGTTTCTGACTTCGATTTAATAATTGCCGACCTGCATCCCTCCTACAACACGACGAAGCTTGCCATGGAGATAGCCGAGGAAACAAATGCTGAACTACTTCAAGTCCAGCATCACTATGCCCATATAGCCTCGGTTATGGCCGAGCACGGGCTTGAGGAGGTAGTTGGGATAGCCTTAGATGGTGTTGGCTACGGAACCGATGGAAAAACATGGGGCGGAGAAGTCATCTACCTCAGCTACGAAGACGTGGAGAGGCTGGCTCACATAGAGTACTATCCCCTTCCCGGTGGGGATCTCGCGAGCTATTATCCACTGCGGGCTCTAATAGGAATTCTAAGCGAGATGTACGAGCTCGAGGAAGTTAGAAGTACAATTGAAAGGTTATGCCCGAAGGCCATTGAAAGCTTAAAGTACGGAAAGGTAGAGTTCAACGTGATATTCAACCAGCTCGCCAGGGGAATTAACGTAGCCTACGCCTCCTCAACGGGAAGGGTTCTCGATGCGTTTGCAGTCCTATTGAACGTCGCCTACAGGAGGCACTACGAGGGAGAACCAGCGATGAAGCTTGAGAGCTTCGCCTTCAAAGGGAAGAACGATTTAGGGTTCAAGGTTCCAGTTGAGGGAGAGGAGATAAAAATAACTGAGCTGTTTAGAGAAGTCCTCGAAGTGATAGACAAAGCAAACCCAGCGGACATCGCCTATTCAGTACATCTCGCCTTAGCGAGAGCCTTCGCAGAGCTTGCCGTTGAGAAAGCTAAAGAGTTCGGAGTTAAGGGAATTGCAATGAGCGGGGGAGTCGCCTACAACGAGCTCATAGTTAAGACCGTAAGGAAGTTCGTTGAGGCTCATGGATTAAGGTTTTACTCAACCTACGAGGTTCCAAGGGGAGACAACGGGATAAACGTTGGACAGGCATTCCTTGGTGGATTGTACTTGGAGGGCTACCTCAACAGTGAAGACTTAATGATGTGA